One genomic segment of Arthrobacter sp. zg-Y1110 includes these proteins:
- the clpB gene encoding ATP-dependent chaperone ClpB, with protein sequence MDTKFTNKSQEALSAAAMNANTAGNPQIEPAHLLKALMDQRQGVAVALLKAAGINVDTVSAAASTAIHQLPSSSGSSVAQPQFSRPLLQVINAAQQEAEQLGDAFVSTEHLLLGLSLDNGPAGKALRDNNAGHDALSAVLPTVRGDRKVTNADPENTFQALEKFSTDLTEMARSGKLDPVIGRDAEIRRVIQVLSRRTKNNPVLIGEPGVGKTAVVEGLAQRIVAGDVPESLSGKTLLSLDLGSMVAGAKYRGEFEERFKAVLEEISNAEGQIVTFIDELHTVVGAGAAEGSMDAGNMLKPMLARGELRLIGATTLNEYRENVEKDAALERRFQQVYVGEPSVPDTIGILRGLKERYEAHHKVAIADSALVAAATLSNRYITGRQLPDKAIDLVDEAASRLRMEIDSAPEEIDELRRAVDRLTMEELALANETDEASIERLAVLREDMANKKEQLAALNARWEAEKAGLNRVGDLKAKIDELRSEAEKFQRDGDLTEASRILYGEIPALQKELEAAQQAEENSFGEETRELMVSEEVTADDIAEVVSAWTGIPSGRMLQGESQKLLDMEEAIGSRLIGQSKAVAAVSDAVRRSRAGVSDPDRPTGSFLFLGPTGVGKTELAKALADFLFDDERAMVRIDMSEYSEKHAVSRLVGAPPGYVGYEEGGQLTEAVRRRPYSVILLDEVEKAHPDVFDILLQVLDDGRLTDGQGRTVDFRNVILILTSNLGSQFLVDPGLTEEQKRESVMSMVNANFKPEFLNRLDDVILFDPLSLEDLTRIVDIQVRALANRLHERRLVLDVTDAAREWLGLTGYDPAYGARPLRRLVQREIGDQLARGILAGKISDGNTVLVDRPSDGLDGDGLVAEPGLTVAAVA encoded by the coding sequence GTGGACACTAAATTCACGAACAAGAGCCAGGAAGCACTTTCGGCTGCGGCCATGAACGCGAACACTGCGGGGAATCCGCAGATTGAACCGGCGCATCTGCTCAAAGCGCTTATGGATCAGCGGCAGGGGGTCGCCGTCGCCCTCCTGAAGGCTGCAGGAATCAATGTGGACACCGTCAGTGCCGCTGCCAGCACCGCCATTCACCAGCTGCCTTCCTCCTCCGGCAGCTCGGTGGCGCAGCCCCAGTTTTCCCGGCCCTTGCTTCAAGTCATCAACGCGGCGCAGCAGGAGGCAGAACAGCTGGGGGATGCCTTTGTCTCTACCGAACACCTCCTGCTCGGGTTGTCCCTCGACAACGGTCCCGCAGGAAAAGCGCTTCGGGACAACAACGCCGGGCACGACGCGCTCAGCGCCGTGCTTCCAACCGTACGAGGAGACCGCAAAGTGACCAATGCCGACCCGGAGAACACGTTCCAGGCCCTGGAAAAATTCAGTACCGACCTGACGGAAATGGCCCGCTCGGGCAAGCTGGACCCCGTGATCGGCCGGGACGCCGAGATCCGGCGCGTCATCCAGGTGCTCAGCCGCCGTACCAAGAACAACCCGGTACTCATCGGCGAGCCGGGCGTGGGCAAGACGGCCGTCGTCGAAGGACTGGCCCAGCGCATCGTTGCAGGGGACGTGCCCGAGAGCCTGAGCGGCAAGACCCTGCTGTCCCTTGACCTTGGATCCATGGTCGCCGGTGCCAAGTACCGCGGCGAGTTCGAAGAGCGGTTCAAGGCCGTGCTCGAGGAAATCTCCAATGCCGAAGGCCAGATCGTCACCTTTATCGACGAGCTGCACACCGTAGTAGGGGCGGGTGCGGCCGAAGGGTCCATGGACGCCGGCAATATGCTCAAGCCAATGCTGGCGCGCGGGGAGCTGCGGCTGATCGGCGCCACCACGCTGAACGAATACCGCGAAAACGTTGAAAAGGATGCGGCATTGGAGCGCCGTTTCCAGCAGGTATACGTGGGCGAGCCCAGCGTCCCGGACACCATCGGCATCCTGCGCGGCTTGAAGGAGCGGTACGAGGCCCACCACAAGGTCGCCATCGCCGACTCGGCCCTGGTTGCCGCCGCAACGCTGTCCAACCGCTACATCACCGGGCGCCAGCTTCCGGACAAGGCCATTGACCTGGTGGATGAGGCTGCTTCCCGGCTGCGGATGGAAATCGACTCCGCCCCCGAGGAAATCGACGAGCTCCGGCGTGCCGTGGACAGGCTCACCATGGAGGAACTCGCACTGGCGAATGAAACGGACGAGGCTTCGATTGAGCGGCTGGCCGTCCTGCGCGAAGACATGGCGAATAAGAAGGAACAGCTGGCCGCGCTCAACGCCCGGTGGGAAGCCGAAAAGGCAGGACTCAACCGGGTCGGCGACCTCAAGGCAAAGATCGACGAGCTGCGCAGCGAGGCGGAGAAATTCCAGCGCGACGGCGACCTCACGGAAGCCTCCCGCATCCTGTACGGGGAAATACCTGCCCTGCAGAAGGAATTGGAGGCAGCTCAGCAGGCCGAGGAGAACAGCTTCGGCGAAGAAACCCGGGAACTGATGGTCTCCGAGGAAGTCACTGCGGACGACATCGCGGAAGTGGTCTCTGCCTGGACGGGCATCCCCTCCGGACGCATGCTGCAGGGCGAATCCCAGAAACTGCTGGACATGGAAGAAGCCATCGGCTCGCGCCTGATCGGGCAGAGCAAGGCCGTGGCCGCGGTCTCCGATGCCGTGCGCCGCTCACGGGCCGGTGTCAGCGATCCGGACCGGCCCACCGGTTCCTTCCTTTTCCTTGGCCCCACCGGCGTCGGCAAGACCGAACTGGCGAAGGCCCTGGCGGACTTCCTCTTCGACGACGAGCGGGCCATGGTCCGCATCGATATGAGTGAGTACTCCGAGAAGCATGCGGTGTCCCGCCTGGTGGGTGCGCCTCCCGGATACGTGGGCTATGAAGAGGGCGGCCAGCTCACCGAAGCCGTGCGCCGCCGCCCCTACTCGGTGATCCTGCTGGACGAAGTGGAGAAGGCGCATCCGGACGTCTTCGACATCCTGCTTCAGGTGCTCGACGACGGCCGGCTGACTGACGGCCAGGGCCGGACGGTGGACTTCCGCAACGTCATCCTGATCCTGACGTCCAACCTCGGGTCCCAGTTCCTGGTGGATCCGGGCCTGACCGAGGAGCAGAAGCGCGAATCGGTGATGTCCATGGTCAACGCGAACTTCAAGCCGGAGTTCCTTAACCGGCTCGACGACGTGATCCTGTTCGATCCGCTGAGCCTGGAGGATCTGACCCGGATCGTGGACATCCAGGTGCGTGCCCTGGCCAACCGCCTCCACGAGCGCCGCCTGGTGCTGGATGTGACCGATGCGGCCCGGGAATGGCTGGGCCTGACCGGCTACGATCCGGCCTACGGTGCACGGCCGCTACGCCGCCTGGTGCAGCGGGAAATCGGCGACCAGCTGGCCCGCGGGATCCTGGCCGGAAAGATCAGCGACGGCAACACAGTGCTGGTGGATAGGCCGTCAGACGGGCTGGACGGCGACGGGCTGGTGGCCGAGCCCGGGCTTACGGTGGCAGCGGTCGCTTAG
- a CDS encoding SRPBCC domain-containing protein translates to MSDLDMILEKTVRSYGRRQIQAGHALMIVMARDIPYPIGEVWSALADPERLGQWVALPEGDLRRGGTYSLPDGSHGAILRCDGPRLLTVSWAREGTSSAEVEFHLTGENGNTRLELRYASVRKGFAVTAAPGAGLWTGGAGWEYFLDVMEDYLAGTIPEEPPGIRFEIEAAGPLAQLFEARNERWRRTADEFDREHIP, encoded by the coding sequence ATGTCCGATCTGGACATGATTCTCGAGAAGACGGTGCGGTCCTACGGGCGGCGGCAGATCCAGGCCGGCCACGCACTGATGATCGTTATGGCACGCGATATTCCATACCCCATCGGAGAAGTGTGGTCTGCGCTCGCAGATCCGGAACGATTGGGTCAATGGGTGGCGCTTCCGGAAGGGGACCTGCGGCGAGGCGGCACCTACAGCCTCCCGGACGGATCCCACGGAGCGATCCTTCGCTGTGACGGACCCCGCCTTCTGACGGTGTCCTGGGCGCGGGAAGGAACGTCGTCTGCAGAGGTGGAATTTCACCTGACCGGGGAGAACGGAAATACCCGGTTGGAACTGCGGTACGCGTCGGTGCGCAAGGGATTCGCGGTAACAGCGGCCCCCGGCGCAGGACTCTGGACCGGCGGTGCGGGGTGGGAATATTTCCTCGACGTCATGGAGGACTATCTGGCCGGGACTATCCCCGAGGAGCCGCCCGGAATCCGGTTTGAAATCGAAGCAGCCGGGCCGCTGGCGCAGCTCTTTGAAGCGCGGAACGAACGCTGGCGAAGGACCGCAGACGAATTCGACCGGGAGCACATCCCCTAG
- the betT gene encoding choline BCCT transporter BetT: MSRLAEPETEEPETGIPAAPRTRVNTTVFIGSATGILAIALWAMLATENAESVIGSMVGWVSVNMGWYYFLVVSLVVIFVLATALTRVGKTKLGPDHSKPQFGLFTWGAMLFAAGIGIDLMFFSVSEPVTQYLAPPSGDGATAEAARQALVLTLFHYGITGWALYALMGLALGYFAYRHNLPLSIRSALYPIFGKKIEGPIGHGVDIAALLGTIFGIATSLGIGVVQLNYGLSFMFGLPENLTVQIALIALSVVMATVSVVSGVEKGIRRLSELNVILAVGLMLFVLVAGKTNFLLDGIVQNVGDVLSRFPAMTMDTMAYDRPDDWLSSWTLFFWAWWIAWAPFVGLFLARISRGRTIRQFVLGTMIVPFAFILLWISIFGNSALDLVMGGNAAFGEVAMNQPERAFYGLLEQYPWAPATAAIATFTGLLFYVTSADSGALVMANFTSHLKDADSDGPKWLRVFWSVATGLLTLAMLMVGGVTTLQNATIIMGLPLSILLLFIMLGVYKALRVENTLTDSYRASLPGIIAGRSLDARSGRSWRQRLSRVMTYPGPRQAERFLQAVARPALQEVHDELRERGADVVLCEGEAAPHGIHHLDLQVGMAEERGFKYQIYPVQYDTPSYAHNASADSKYFRMEVFSLEGSHGYDLMGYTKEQVITDVLDHYETHLEFLHLNREAPGNTSIAEDQVPKDNWEADFVSEEGKA, translated from the coding sequence ATGAGCAGACTTGCGGAACCGGAGACAGAGGAGCCCGAAACAGGGATTCCGGCCGCTCCCCGGACCCGGGTTAATACGACGGTCTTTATTGGTTCAGCAACGGGAATCCTTGCGATTGCCCTCTGGGCCATGCTGGCCACAGAAAACGCTGAATCCGTTATCGGCTCCATGGTCGGCTGGGTTTCAGTAAATATGGGGTGGTATTACTTCCTGGTGGTCAGCCTGGTCGTGATCTTCGTACTGGCCACTGCGCTGACACGGGTGGGGAAAACGAAGCTTGGCCCCGACCACTCCAAACCGCAGTTCGGTCTCTTCACCTGGGGAGCCATGCTGTTTGCGGCGGGCATTGGTATTGACCTGATGTTCTTCTCGGTGTCCGAGCCGGTCACCCAGTACCTCGCTCCTCCGTCCGGAGACGGTGCCACGGCCGAGGCTGCCCGCCAGGCGCTGGTGCTGACGCTGTTCCACTACGGCATTACCGGCTGGGCCCTCTACGCACTGATGGGGCTGGCCCTGGGCTATTTCGCTTACCGGCACAATCTCCCCCTGAGCATCCGCTCCGCGCTGTATCCGATCTTCGGCAAGAAAATTGAAGGGCCCATCGGACACGGGGTGGATATCGCCGCGTTGCTTGGCACCATCTTCGGCATTGCTACATCCCTGGGGATCGGCGTCGTCCAGCTGAACTACGGTTTGAGCTTTATGTTCGGGCTGCCCGAAAACCTCACCGTACAGATAGCCCTGATTGCCCTGTCCGTGGTCATGGCCACGGTCTCGGTGGTCTCCGGTGTCGAAAAAGGCATCCGCCGGCTCTCCGAGCTCAACGTGATCCTCGCCGTCGGGCTGATGCTTTTCGTCCTGGTTGCCGGCAAGACCAATTTCCTGCTGGACGGCATCGTCCAGAATGTCGGCGACGTGCTGAGCCGCTTCCCGGCCATGACCATGGACACGATGGCTTATGACCGGCCGGACGACTGGCTGAGCTCCTGGACGCTGTTCTTCTGGGCCTGGTGGATTGCCTGGGCGCCGTTCGTGGGCCTGTTCCTCGCCCGTATTTCCCGGGGCCGGACCATCCGGCAGTTTGTACTGGGCACCATGATTGTCCCGTTCGCCTTCATTCTGCTGTGGATCTCCATCTTCGGCAATTCGGCCCTCGACCTGGTGATGGGCGGCAACGCCGCCTTCGGCGAGGTAGCCATGAACCAGCCCGAACGGGCGTTCTACGGATTGCTTGAACAGTATCCGTGGGCCCCGGCGACGGCAGCCATCGCCACCTTTACCGGTCTGCTGTTCTACGTCACTTCCGCGGACTCCGGAGCCCTGGTGATGGCCAACTTTACGTCCCATCTGAAGGACGCCGACTCTGACGGACCCAAATGGCTCCGGGTCTTCTGGTCCGTGGCCACCGGCCTGCTTACCCTGGCGATGCTCATGGTGGGCGGGGTGACCACACTGCAGAACGCCACCATCATCATGGGCCTGCCGCTGTCCATCCTGCTGCTGTTCATCATGCTCGGGGTCTATAAGGCCCTGCGCGTGGAGAACACGCTGACCGACAGCTACCGCGCCTCGCTGCCGGGCATCATCGCGGGCCGCAGCCTCGACGCGCGCAGCGGCCGAAGCTGGCGGCAGCGGCTCTCCCGGGTGATGACCTACCCCGGCCCGCGGCAGGCGGAGCGGTTCCTCCAGGCAGTGGCCCGGCCGGCACTGCAGGAAGTCCATGACGAACTTCGGGAACGCGGCGCGGACGTTGTGCTCTGCGAGGGCGAAGCGGCCCCGCACGGCATCCACCATCTGGACCTGCAGGTGGGAATGGCCGAGGAACGCGGCTTCAAGTACCAGATCTACCCCGTGCAGTACGACACGCCCTCCTACGCGCACAACGCGTCGGCGGACAGCAAGTACTTCCGCATGGAGGTTTTCTCCCTGGAGGGCAGCCACGGCTACGACCTCATGGGCTACACCAAGGAACAGGTCATCACCGATGTCCTGGACCACTACGAAACCCACCTGGAATTCCTGCACCTCAACCGCGAGGCGCCGGGCAATACCTCCATCGCGGAGGACCAGGTTCCGAAAGACAACTGGGAAGCTGACTTTGTCAGCGAGGAGGGAAAAGCATGA
- a CDS encoding aldehyde dehydrogenase family protein produces the protein MTTATLFIDGAWVPASDGGTRDIHNPADGTFVATVSEATREDTEKAITAAKAAWERGEWSSVPAPERGDFLLKVAARLKERKDEFALAETRDTGKRLVESEIDMDDIAACFTYFGKIAGSNAGRIVDAGNNDVVSRIEYEPVGVCGLIAPWNYPLLQAAWKIAPALAAGCTFILKPSELTPHTSILMMQVLEELGLPRGVANLVLGAGAVAGAPLSESPDVDLVSFTGGVATGKVIAASAAKTVKKVALELGGKNPNIIFADADFDAALDNALNAAFVHSGQVCSAGARLLVEEPIAERFVAELARRAEMIRMGGPFDAATETGPLISAAHRDKVTAYVNKAVEEGARIRCGGTWGTGDLEKGFYYAPTVLDNVDSGTAALKDEAFGPVVTVETFNGEEEAVKLANDTDYGLAGAVWTQDAGKSQRVARRMRAGTVWINDFHPYLPQAEWGGYGQSGIGRELGPTGLGEYQEAKHIYHNINPQVTGWFADHGKA, from the coding sequence ATGACCACTGCCACTTTGTTTATTGACGGAGCGTGGGTGCCCGCGTCAGACGGCGGCACCCGCGACATCCACAACCCTGCGGACGGCACCTTTGTTGCCACGGTCTCCGAAGCCACCCGTGAAGACACGGAAAAGGCCATCACCGCTGCCAAGGCTGCCTGGGAACGCGGGGAATGGTCCAGTGTTCCCGCCCCGGAACGCGGCGACTTCCTGCTGAAGGTTGCCGCCCGGCTCAAGGAACGCAAAGACGAATTTGCCTTGGCTGAAACGCGGGACACCGGCAAGCGCCTGGTGGAAAGCGAAATCGACATGGACGATATCGCTGCCTGCTTCACGTACTTCGGCAAGATCGCCGGATCCAACGCCGGCCGGATAGTCGACGCCGGCAACAACGACGTCGTCAGCCGGATCGAATACGAACCGGTCGGCGTGTGCGGGCTGATCGCACCGTGGAACTACCCCTTGCTGCAGGCCGCGTGGAAGATCGCCCCCGCACTGGCCGCGGGCTGCACCTTCATCCTCAAGCCCTCCGAGCTGACCCCGCACACCTCCATCCTCATGATGCAGGTGCTGGAGGAACTGGGCCTGCCCCGCGGTGTCGCCAACCTGGTGCTCGGCGCCGGAGCCGTGGCCGGCGCGCCGCTCTCCGAGTCCCCCGACGTCGACCTGGTCTCCTTCACCGGCGGCGTGGCGACGGGCAAGGTCATCGCTGCCTCCGCGGCCAAGACGGTCAAGAAGGTCGCCCTGGAACTGGGCGGCAAGAACCCCAACATCATCTTTGCCGACGCCGATTTCGACGCCGCCCTGGACAACGCGCTCAATGCCGCCTTCGTCCACTCCGGCCAGGTCTGCTCCGCCGGCGCCCGGCTCCTCGTGGAGGAACCCATCGCTGAACGGTTCGTGGCCGAGCTGGCACGCCGCGCCGAAATGATCCGGATGGGCGGGCCCTTCGATGCGGCCACCGAAACCGGACCGCTGATTTCCGCTGCCCACCGTGACAAGGTAACCGCGTACGTGAACAAGGCCGTGGAAGAAGGCGCCCGTATCCGCTGCGGTGGAACCTGGGGCACCGGCGACCTCGAGAAGGGCTTCTACTACGCCCCCACCGTGCTGGACAACGTGGACAGCGGCACTGCTGCGCTTAAGGACGAAGCGTTCGGCCCGGTTGTCACGGTGGAGACGTTCAACGGCGAGGAAGAGGCCGTAAAACTGGCCAATGACACCGACTACGGACTGGCCGGAGCCGTTTGGACGCAGGACGCCGGCAAGAGCCAGCGGGTGGCCCGCCGGATGCGCGCCGGCACCGTCTGGATCAACGACTTCCACCCGTACCTCCCGCAGGCGGAGTGGGGCGGTTACGGGCAGTCCGGCATCGGCCGGGAGCTGGGACCCACCGGTCTGGGCGAGTACCAGGAAGCCAAGCACATTTACCACAACATCAACCCGCAGGTGACCGGCTGGTTCGCCGACCACGGAAAGGCGTAG
- a CDS encoding GMC family oxidoreductase — translation MADQTEFDYIVVGGGSAGAAVAARLSEDPDVQVALIEAGPDDRGIQEVLQLDRWMELLESGYDWDYQIEPQENGNSFMRHARAKVMGGCSSHNSCIAFWAPREDIDEWEAKFGAEGWNAKTAWELYRKLETNEDAGPDAPHHGDSGPVHLMNIPAEDPCGVALLEACEQAGIPKVKFNTGETVINGANFFQINRRADGTRSSSSVSYIHPIMERENFTLLTGVLAKELTFDDANRCTGVAVVDNPFGRAHYLRARIETVVSAGAIDSPKLLMLSGIGPKEHLEERGVAVRVDSPGVGENLQDHPEGVIQWEAKKPMPETSTQWWEIGIFTPTEDGLDRPDLMFHYGSVPFDMHTLRHGYPTTENGFCLTPNVTHARSRGTVRLRSRDFRDKPMVDPRYFTDPHDMRVMVYGIRKAREIVSQPAMAEWVGEELYPGKEVQTDEQIIEYIKKTHNTVYHPAGTVRMGAEDDVMSPLDPQLRVKGVTGLRVADASVMPELVTVNPNITTMMIGERCADLIKAARTA, via the coding sequence ATGGCTGATCAGACCGAATTCGATTACATCGTGGTGGGCGGCGGTTCCGCCGGCGCAGCCGTGGCTGCCCGGCTGAGCGAGGACCCGGATGTCCAGGTGGCCCTGATCGAAGCCGGGCCCGATGACCGCGGCATCCAGGAAGTCCTGCAGCTGGACCGCTGGATGGAACTGCTCGAATCCGGCTATGACTGGGACTACCAGATTGAGCCGCAGGAGAACGGCAACTCCTTCATGCGCCATGCCCGCGCGAAGGTGATGGGCGGCTGCTCCAGCCACAACTCCTGCATCGCGTTCTGGGCCCCGCGCGAGGACATCGACGAGTGGGAAGCCAAGTTCGGCGCCGAGGGCTGGAACGCCAAGACGGCCTGGGAGCTGTACCGGAAGCTGGAGACCAACGAGGACGCCGGCCCCGACGCGCCGCATCACGGCGACTCCGGCCCCGTGCACCTGATGAACATCCCCGCCGAGGACCCGTGCGGCGTCGCCCTGCTGGAAGCCTGCGAGCAGGCCGGCATTCCGAAGGTGAAGTTCAATACCGGCGAGACGGTGATCAACGGCGCGAACTTCTTCCAGATCAACCGCCGCGCCGACGGCACCCGGTCCTCGTCGTCGGTCTCCTACATCCACCCGATCATGGAGCGGGAAAACTTCACCCTGCTCACCGGCGTGCTGGCGAAGGAACTGACCTTCGACGACGCGAACCGCTGCACCGGTGTTGCCGTCGTCGATAACCCGTTCGGCCGCGCACATTATCTGCGTGCGCGGATCGAAACCGTGGTTTCCGCGGGAGCGATCGACTCACCGAAACTGCTGATGCTCTCCGGCATCGGCCCGAAGGAACACCTCGAGGAGCGCGGCGTCGCAGTCCGGGTGGACTCCCCCGGCGTGGGCGAGAACCTGCAGGACCACCCCGAAGGCGTGATTCAGTGGGAGGCGAAAAAGCCGATGCCCGAAACCTCCACGCAGTGGTGGGAAATCGGGATTTTCACCCCCACCGAAGACGGGTTGGACCGCCCCGACCTGATGTTCCACTACGGATCGGTGCCGTTCGACATGCACACCCTGCGCCACGGCTACCCGACCACCGAGAACGGGTTCTGCCTGACCCCCAACGTCACCCACGCCCGTTCCCGCGGCACCGTGCGGCTGCGCAGCCGGGACTTCCGTGACAAGCCGATGGTTGATCCGCGCTACTTCACCGACCCGCACGACATGCGCGTGATGGTCTACGGCATCCGGAAGGCCCGGGAGATCGTTTCCCAGCCTGCCATGGCGGAGTGGGTCGGCGAGGAACTCTACCCGGGCAAAGAGGTGCAAACCGACGAGCAGATAATCGAATACATCAAAAAGACGCACAACACCGTCTACCACCCGGCCGGCACGGTTCGGATGGGCGCGGAGGACGACGTCATGTCTCCCCTTGATCCCCAGCTACGGGTCAAGGGTGTTACCGGCCTGCGCGTCGCGGACGCTTCCGTGATGCCGGAGCTGGTGACCGTGAACCCGAACATCACCACCATGATGATCGGCGAACGCTGCGCGGACCTGATCAAGGCAGCCCGCACGGCGTAA